Proteins encoded by one window of Polyodon spathula isolate WHYD16114869_AA chromosome 16, ASM1765450v1, whole genome shotgun sequence:
- the LOC121328583 gene encoding cyclin-dependent kinase 11B-like isoform X6, which yields MGTGKVSAELVLMGDEKDTWKVKTLDEILQEKKRRREQEEKTDPKRPKTTDERDSKRDTLEEGELQDHKMEITIRNSPYVREESTEDRGEEDDSLAIKPPQQIPRKEKSHHRKEDRRKEKRRHRSNSAEGAVKHARPKDKEKEKERENERRKRQREEQDKARREWERQKRREQARINSRRERDRLEQLERQRERERKLREQQQKEQREQVERERRAEERRKEREARREAASHHRGPKDEYGEKGKQSHRSRSPSRQHRERQDLGEGSRMAAVREEKQEDRDLLSDLQDVSESERKTSTAESSTGSGTGSEEEEDTSSESEGEGEGEGGESATNSEDGSEQTADEVSEVEQTEEEYEEERENGIHIPVVTESRFDRDTEESLEEEEEEEEDEEEEEEEEGEEAEPSLHSHSCSNTPEGNYIPESPPMSPVDLKKELPKYLPALQGCRSVEEFQCLNRIEEGTYGVVYRAKDKKTDEIVALKRLKMEKEKEGFPITSLREINTILKAQHPNIVTVREIVVGSNMDKIYIVMNYVEHDLKSLMETMKQPFLPGEVKTLMIQLLRGTRHLHDNWILHRDLKTSNLLLSHKGILKIGDFGLAREYGSPLKPYTPVVVTLWYRAPELLLGAKEYSTAIDLWSVGCIFGELLTQKPLFPGKSEIDQINKIFKDLGSPSEKIWPGYNEMPAVKKMTFTEYPYNNLRKRFGALLSDQGFDLMNKRFLTYCPSKRITAEEALKHEYFRESPLPIEPAMFPTWPAKSEQQRVKRGTSPRPPEGGLGYSQLGDDDLKDTGFHLTTTNQGASAAGPGFSLKF from the exons ATGGGTACTGGGAAGG tttctgctgAGCTAGTGCTGATGGGGGACGAAAAGGACACTTGGAAAGTTAAAACGCTGGATGAAATCCTCCAAGAAAAGAAACGTAGACGAGAGCAAGAAGAAAAGACAGATCCCAAACGGCCGAAAACT ACGGATGAGCGGGATTCTAAGCGAGATACATTGGAGGAAGGCGAGCTTCAGGACCACAAGATGGAAATAACAATCCGTAACTCCCCATACGTGCGAGAAGAGTCTACCGAAGACAG AGGGGAAGAAGATGATTCCCTGGCAATTAAACCACCACAGCAAATACCAAGAAAAGAGAAATCTCATCACAGGAAAGAGGACAGAAGAAAGGAGAAGAGGCGGCACCGCAGTAATTCCGCTGAAGGAG ctgtGAAACATGCCCGGCCAAAGGATAAAGaaaaagagaaggagagagaaaaTGAACGAAGGAAGAGGCAACGCGAAGAGCAGGACAAGGCGAggagggaatgggagaggcagaAGCGGAGAGAGCAGGCTAGGATAAACTCTAGGAGAGAGAG GGACCGCCTGGAGCAGCTGGAGCGgcagagggagcgagagagaaagcTGAGGGAGCAGCAGCAGAAAGAGCAGAGGGAGCAAGTGGAGCGTGAGAGGAGGGCCGAGGAGAGACGCAAGGAGCGCGAGGCCAGGAGAGAAG CAGCGTCCCATCACAGGGGCCCTAAGGATGAGTATGGGGAGAAAGGGAAGCAGAGTCACCGGAGCCGTAGCCCAAGCCGGCAGCACCGTGAGAGGCAGGACCTGGGAGAGGGCAGCAGGATGG CAGCAGTGAGAGAGGAGAAGCAGGAGGACAGGGACCTGCTGTCTGATCTGCAGGATGTGAGTGAAAGCGAGAGAAAGACCAGCACAGCAGAATCATCCACAG GGTCAGGCACGGGTTCTGAAGAAGAGGAGGACACAAGTAGCGAGTCGGAGGgtgagggagaaggagagggaggagagtcTGCAACCAATTCAGAGGATGGGTCTGAACAGACTGCAG ATGAAGTAAGTGAAGTAGAGCAGACGGAGGAAGAATATGAGGAAGAGAGGGAGAACGGGATCCACATTCCAGTCG TGACAGAGTCGCGGTTTGACCGTGATACTGAGGAGAGtttggaggaagaggaggaggaggaggaggatgaggaggaagaggaggaggaggaaggagaggaggcaGAGCCCAGCCTCCACTCACACTCGTGCTCCAACACTCCTGAAGGGAACTATATCCCTGAATCTCCGCCCATGTCTCCTGTGGATCTGAAGAAAGAGCTACCCAAATACCTGCCTGCTCTTCAG GGCTGTCGCAGTGTGGAGGAATTCCAGTGTCTGAACCGAATTGAAGAGGGAACGTACGGTGTGGTGTACAGAGCCAAGGATAAAAAGACAG ATGAGATTGTGGCTCTAAAGCGATTGAAAATGGAGAAGGAAAAGGAAGGGTTTCCTATCACCTCTCTGAGAGAGATCAACACCATCCTAAAAGCTCAGCATCCCAACATTGTCACTGTTCGG GAAATAGTGGTTGGCAGCAACATGGACAAGATCTATATAGTTATGAATTACGTGGAGCATGACCTGAAGAGTTTGATGGAGACAATGAAGCAGCCATTCTTACCAG GTGAGGTAAAAACCTTGATGATTCAGCTCTTGCGTGGAACCAGACATCTTCATGACAACTGGATTCTTCACCGGGACCTTAAGACCTCCAACCTGCTTCTGAGCCACAAAGGGATATTGAAG aTTGGAGATTTTGGACTGGCTCGAGAGTACGGCTCTCCTCTGAAGCCCTACACCCCGGTGGTTGTGACGCTGTGGTACAGAGCACCCGAGCTGCTCCTGGGAGCCAAG gAATATTCAACTGCGATAGACTTGTGGTCAGTAGGATGTATATTTGGAGAACTTTTGACCCAGAAGCCACTTTTCCCGGGAAAATCCGAAATTGACCAGATTAACAAAATCTTCAAG GATTTGGGAAGCCCCAGTGAAAAGATCTGGCCTGGGTACAATGAGATGCCAGCGGTgaagaaaatgacatttacagAGTATCCATACAACAACCTCCGCAAGAGATTTGGGGCGCTGCTGTCTGACCAGGGATTCGACCTCATGAACAA GAGGTTCCTGACATACTGCCCAAGCAAGAGGATCACTGCAGAGGAGGCTCTGAAACACGAGTATTTCCGGGAATCTCCCCTGCCCATTGAACCAGCCATGTTCCCCACCTGGCCAGCCAAGAGCGAGCAGCAGAGGGTGAAACGAGGGACCAGTCCACGGCCGCCCGAGGGGGGGCTGGGCTACAGCCAACTG GGGGATGATGATTTGAAAGATACAGGTTTCCACCTGACCACCACAAATCAGGGGGCCTCTGCTGCCGGTCCCGGCTTCAGCCTCAAGTTTTGA
- the LOC121328583 gene encoding cyclin-dependent kinase 11B-like isoform X4, which translates to MGTGKVSAELVLMGDEKDTWKVKTLDEILQEKKRRREQEEKTDPKRPKTTDERDSKRDTLEEGELQDHKMEITIRNSPYVREESTEDRGEEDDSLAIKPPQQIPRKEKSHHRKEDRRKEKRRHRSNSAEGAVKHARPKDKEKEKERENERRKRQREEQDKARREWERQKRREQARINSRRERRDPVKLPPSSPVLRDRLEQLERQRERERKLREQQQKEQREQVERERRAEERRKEREARREAASHHRGPKDEYGEKGKQSHRSRSPSRQHRERQDLGEGSRMAVREEKQEDRDLLSDLQDVSESERKTSTAESSTGSGTGSEEEEDTSSESEGEGEGEGGESATNSEDGSEQTADEVSEVEQTEEEYEEERENGIHIPVVTESRFDRDTEESLEEEEEEEEDEEEEEEEEGEEAEPSLHSHSCSNTPEGNYIPESPPMSPVDLKKELPKYLPALQGCRSVEEFQCLNRIEEGTYGVVYRAKDKKTDEIVALKRLKMEKEKEGFPITSLREINTILKAQHPNIVTVREIVVGSNMDKIYIVMNYVEHDLKSLMETMKQPFLPGEVKTLMIQLLRGTRHLHDNWILHRDLKTSNLLLSHKGILKIGDFGLAREYGSPLKPYTPVVVTLWYRAPELLLGAKEYSTAIDLWSVGCIFGELLTQKPLFPGKSEIDQINKIFKDLGSPSEKIWPGYNEMPAVKKMTFTEYPYNNLRKRFGALLSDQGFDLMNKRFLTYCPSKRITAEEALKHEYFRESPLPIEPAMFPTWPAKSEQQRVKRGTSPRPPEGGLGYSQLGDDDLKDTGFHLTTTNQGASAAGPGFSLKF; encoded by the exons ATGGGTACTGGGAAGG tttctgctgAGCTAGTGCTGATGGGGGACGAAAAGGACACTTGGAAAGTTAAAACGCTGGATGAAATCCTCCAAGAAAAGAAACGTAGACGAGAGCAAGAAGAAAAGACAGATCCCAAACGGCCGAAAACT ACGGATGAGCGGGATTCTAAGCGAGATACATTGGAGGAAGGCGAGCTTCAGGACCACAAGATGGAAATAACAATCCGTAACTCCCCATACGTGCGAGAAGAGTCTACCGAAGACAG AGGGGAAGAAGATGATTCCCTGGCAATTAAACCACCACAGCAAATACCAAGAAAAGAGAAATCTCATCACAGGAAAGAGGACAGAAGAAAGGAGAAGAGGCGGCACCGCAGTAATTCCGCTGAAGGAG ctgtGAAACATGCCCGGCCAAAGGATAAAGaaaaagagaaggagagagaaaaTGAACGAAGGAAGAGGCAACGCGAAGAGCAGGACAAGGCGAggagggaatgggagaggcagaAGCGGAGAGAGCAGGCTAGGATAAACTCTAGGAGAGAGAG GAGAGATCCTGTTAAGCTCCCGCCCTCTTCCCCTGTTTTAAGGGACCGCCTGGAGCAGCTGGAGCGgcagagggagcgagagagaaagcTGAGGGAGCAGCAGCAGAAAGAGCAGAGGGAGCAAGTGGAGCGTGAGAGGAGGGCCGAGGAGAGACGCAAGGAGCGCGAGGCCAGGAGAGAAG CAGCGTCCCATCACAGGGGCCCTAAGGATGAGTATGGGGAGAAAGGGAAGCAGAGTCACCGGAGCCGTAGCCCAAGCCGGCAGCACCGTGAGAGGCAGGACCTGGGAGAGGGCAGCAGGATGG CAGTGAGAGAGGAGAAGCAGGAGGACAGGGACCTGCTGTCTGATCTGCAGGATGTGAGTGAAAGCGAGAGAAAGACCAGCACAGCAGAATCATCCACAG GGTCAGGCACGGGTTCTGAAGAAGAGGAGGACACAAGTAGCGAGTCGGAGGgtgagggagaaggagagggaggagagtcTGCAACCAATTCAGAGGATGGGTCTGAACAGACTGCAG ATGAAGTAAGTGAAGTAGAGCAGACGGAGGAAGAATATGAGGAAGAGAGGGAGAACGGGATCCACATTCCAGTCG TGACAGAGTCGCGGTTTGACCGTGATACTGAGGAGAGtttggaggaagaggaggaggaggaggaggatgaggaggaagaggaggaggaggaaggagaggaggcaGAGCCCAGCCTCCACTCACACTCGTGCTCCAACACTCCTGAAGGGAACTATATCCCTGAATCTCCGCCCATGTCTCCTGTGGATCTGAAGAAAGAGCTACCCAAATACCTGCCTGCTCTTCAG GGCTGTCGCAGTGTGGAGGAATTCCAGTGTCTGAACCGAATTGAAGAGGGAACGTACGGTGTGGTGTACAGAGCCAAGGATAAAAAGACAG ATGAGATTGTGGCTCTAAAGCGATTGAAAATGGAGAAGGAAAAGGAAGGGTTTCCTATCACCTCTCTGAGAGAGATCAACACCATCCTAAAAGCTCAGCATCCCAACATTGTCACTGTTCGG GAAATAGTGGTTGGCAGCAACATGGACAAGATCTATATAGTTATGAATTACGTGGAGCATGACCTGAAGAGTTTGATGGAGACAATGAAGCAGCCATTCTTACCAG GTGAGGTAAAAACCTTGATGATTCAGCTCTTGCGTGGAACCAGACATCTTCATGACAACTGGATTCTTCACCGGGACCTTAAGACCTCCAACCTGCTTCTGAGCCACAAAGGGATATTGAAG aTTGGAGATTTTGGACTGGCTCGAGAGTACGGCTCTCCTCTGAAGCCCTACACCCCGGTGGTTGTGACGCTGTGGTACAGAGCACCCGAGCTGCTCCTGGGAGCCAAG gAATATTCAACTGCGATAGACTTGTGGTCAGTAGGATGTATATTTGGAGAACTTTTGACCCAGAAGCCACTTTTCCCGGGAAAATCCGAAATTGACCAGATTAACAAAATCTTCAAG GATTTGGGAAGCCCCAGTGAAAAGATCTGGCCTGGGTACAATGAGATGCCAGCGGTgaagaaaatgacatttacagAGTATCCATACAACAACCTCCGCAAGAGATTTGGGGCGCTGCTGTCTGACCAGGGATTCGACCTCATGAACAA GAGGTTCCTGACATACTGCCCAAGCAAGAGGATCACTGCAGAGGAGGCTCTGAAACACGAGTATTTCCGGGAATCTCCCCTGCCCATTGAACCAGCCATGTTCCCCACCTGGCCAGCCAAGAGCGAGCAGCAGAGGGTGAAACGAGGGACCAGTCCACGGCCGCCCGAGGGGGGGCTGGGCTACAGCCAACTG GGGGATGATGATTTGAAAGATACAGGTTTCCACCTGACCACCACAAATCAGGGGGCCTCTGCTGCCGGTCCCGGCTTCAGCCTCAAGTTTTGA
- the LOC121328583 gene encoding cyclin-dependent kinase 11B-like isoform X5 — protein MGDEKDTWKVKTLDEILQEKKRRREQEEKTDPKRPKTTDERDSKRDTLEEGELQDHKMEITIRNSPYVREESTEDRGEEDDSLAIKPPQQIPRKEKSHHRKEDRRKEKRRHRSNSAEGAVKHARPKDKEKEKERENERRKRQREEQDKARREWERQKRREQARINSRRERRDPVKLPPSSPVLRDRLEQLERQRERERKLREQQQKEQREQVERERRAEERRKEREARREAASHHRGPKDEYGEKGKQSHRSRSPSRQHRERQDLGEGSRMAAVREEKQEDRDLLSDLQDVSESERKTSTAESSTGSGTGSEEEEDTSSESEGEGEGEGGESATNSEDGSEQTADEVSEVEQTEEEYEEERENGIHIPVVTESRFDRDTEESLEEEEEEEEDEEEEEEEEGEEAEPSLHSHSCSNTPEGNYIPESPPMSPVDLKKELPKYLPALQGCRSVEEFQCLNRIEEGTYGVVYRAKDKKTDEIVALKRLKMEKEKEGFPITSLREINTILKAQHPNIVTVREIVVGSNMDKIYIVMNYVEHDLKSLMETMKQPFLPGEVKTLMIQLLRGTRHLHDNWILHRDLKTSNLLLSHKGILKIGDFGLAREYGSPLKPYTPVVVTLWYRAPELLLGAKEYSTAIDLWSVGCIFGELLTQKPLFPGKSEIDQINKIFKDLGSPSEKIWPGYNEMPAVKKMTFTEYPYNNLRKRFGALLSDQGFDLMNKRFLTYCPSKRITAEEALKHEYFRESPLPIEPAMFPTWPAKSEQQRVKRGTSPRPPEGGLGYSQLGDDDLKDTGFHLTTTNQGASAAGPGFSLKF, from the exons ATGGGGGACGAAAAGGACACTTGGAAAGTTAAAACGCTGGATGAAATCCTCCAAGAAAAGAAACGTAGACGAGAGCAAGAAGAAAAGACAGATCCCAAACGGCCGAAAACT ACGGATGAGCGGGATTCTAAGCGAGATACATTGGAGGAAGGCGAGCTTCAGGACCACAAGATGGAAATAACAATCCGTAACTCCCCATACGTGCGAGAAGAGTCTACCGAAGACAG AGGGGAAGAAGATGATTCCCTGGCAATTAAACCACCACAGCAAATACCAAGAAAAGAGAAATCTCATCACAGGAAAGAGGACAGAAGAAAGGAGAAGAGGCGGCACCGCAGTAATTCCGCTGAAGGAG ctgtGAAACATGCCCGGCCAAAGGATAAAGaaaaagagaaggagagagaaaaTGAACGAAGGAAGAGGCAACGCGAAGAGCAGGACAAGGCGAggagggaatgggagaggcagaAGCGGAGAGAGCAGGCTAGGATAAACTCTAGGAGAGAGAG GAGAGATCCTGTTAAGCTCCCGCCCTCTTCCCCTGTTTTAAGGGACCGCCTGGAGCAGCTGGAGCGgcagagggagcgagagagaaagcTGAGGGAGCAGCAGCAGAAAGAGCAGAGGGAGCAAGTGGAGCGTGAGAGGAGGGCCGAGGAGAGACGCAAGGAGCGCGAGGCCAGGAGAGAAG CAGCGTCCCATCACAGGGGCCCTAAGGATGAGTATGGGGAGAAAGGGAAGCAGAGTCACCGGAGCCGTAGCCCAAGCCGGCAGCACCGTGAGAGGCAGGACCTGGGAGAGGGCAGCAGGATGG CAGCAGTGAGAGAGGAGAAGCAGGAGGACAGGGACCTGCTGTCTGATCTGCAGGATGTGAGTGAAAGCGAGAGAAAGACCAGCACAGCAGAATCATCCACAG GGTCAGGCACGGGTTCTGAAGAAGAGGAGGACACAAGTAGCGAGTCGGAGGgtgagggagaaggagagggaggagagtcTGCAACCAATTCAGAGGATGGGTCTGAACAGACTGCAG ATGAAGTAAGTGAAGTAGAGCAGACGGAGGAAGAATATGAGGAAGAGAGGGAGAACGGGATCCACATTCCAGTCG TGACAGAGTCGCGGTTTGACCGTGATACTGAGGAGAGtttggaggaagaggaggaggaggaggaggatgaggaggaagaggaggaggaggaaggagaggaggcaGAGCCCAGCCTCCACTCACACTCGTGCTCCAACACTCCTGAAGGGAACTATATCCCTGAATCTCCGCCCATGTCTCCTGTGGATCTGAAGAAAGAGCTACCCAAATACCTGCCTGCTCTTCAG GGCTGTCGCAGTGTGGAGGAATTCCAGTGTCTGAACCGAATTGAAGAGGGAACGTACGGTGTGGTGTACAGAGCCAAGGATAAAAAGACAG ATGAGATTGTGGCTCTAAAGCGATTGAAAATGGAGAAGGAAAAGGAAGGGTTTCCTATCACCTCTCTGAGAGAGATCAACACCATCCTAAAAGCTCAGCATCCCAACATTGTCACTGTTCGG GAAATAGTGGTTGGCAGCAACATGGACAAGATCTATATAGTTATGAATTACGTGGAGCATGACCTGAAGAGTTTGATGGAGACAATGAAGCAGCCATTCTTACCAG GTGAGGTAAAAACCTTGATGATTCAGCTCTTGCGTGGAACCAGACATCTTCATGACAACTGGATTCTTCACCGGGACCTTAAGACCTCCAACCTGCTTCTGAGCCACAAAGGGATATTGAAG aTTGGAGATTTTGGACTGGCTCGAGAGTACGGCTCTCCTCTGAAGCCCTACACCCCGGTGGTTGTGACGCTGTGGTACAGAGCACCCGAGCTGCTCCTGGGAGCCAAG gAATATTCAACTGCGATAGACTTGTGGTCAGTAGGATGTATATTTGGAGAACTTTTGACCCAGAAGCCACTTTTCCCGGGAAAATCCGAAATTGACCAGATTAACAAAATCTTCAAG GATTTGGGAAGCCCCAGTGAAAAGATCTGGCCTGGGTACAATGAGATGCCAGCGGTgaagaaaatgacatttacagAGTATCCATACAACAACCTCCGCAAGAGATTTGGGGCGCTGCTGTCTGACCAGGGATTCGACCTCATGAACAA GAGGTTCCTGACATACTGCCCAAGCAAGAGGATCACTGCAGAGGAGGCTCTGAAACACGAGTATTTCCGGGAATCTCCCCTGCCCATTGAACCAGCCATGTTCCCCACCTGGCCAGCCAAGAGCGAGCAGCAGAGGGTGAAACGAGGGACCAGTCCACGGCCGCCCGAGGGGGGGCTGGGCTACAGCCAACTG GGGGATGATGATTTGAAAGATACAGGTTTCCACCTGACCACCACAAATCAGGGGGCCTCTGCTGCCGGTCCCGGCTTCAGCCTCAAGTTTTGA